A window of the Yersinia rochesterensis genome harbors these coding sequences:
- a CDS encoding isovaleryl-CoA dehydrogenase, protein MEESMEWQTHLVFNQPEPLSNSNLFLSDMALREAVLREHASWDGENLSRIGLQLGSQGSLELGRLANANPPELLRYDAAGQRLDQVRFHPAWYVLMQELVSHRVHNLPWQEDARRGSFVARAARFILHAQVEAGTLCPITMTFGAIPLLQQTLPPLFQNWLPPLLSDRYDSHQTVGSQKRGLLIGMGMTEKQGGSDVLSNSTRAEPLEVRGHGEAYRLVGHKWFFSVPQSDAHLVLAQAEGGLSCFFLPKILPDGTDNAIRLERLKEKLGNRSNASSEVEFDHATAWLLGEEGDGIRQILKMGGYTRFDCALGSHGLMRRAFSVALYHAWQRQAFGKALVEQPLMRQVLSRMALRLEGHTALLMRLASAWEKTGEIHEQIFSRLLTPAAKYRVCGLGSGFVAEAMEVLGGIGYCEQSELPRIYREMPVNSIWEGSGNIMCLDVLRTFRKLPSAIDMLQQEFYPVRGQNRLFDRAWRQLQQRLKNPKEEQGRAITQQLFDLCCASQLLRFTSPPLADAWCHMTLDHRDQYMLPEAVCARLLSRATGIAG, encoded by the coding sequence ATGGAGGAAAGTATGGAGTGGCAGACTCACTTAGTTTTCAACCAACCAGAGCCATTATCGAACAGTAATTTATTTCTGTCTGATATGGCCCTGCGGGAAGCTGTGTTGCGGGAACATGCTAGCTGGGATGGGGAAAATCTTTCTCGGATTGGACTGCAACTGGGTTCGCAGGGGTCACTTGAGCTAGGGCGGCTGGCAAATGCTAATCCGCCAGAATTATTGCGCTACGATGCCGCTGGGCAGCGCTTGGATCAGGTGCGATTTCATCCGGCTTGGTATGTGTTAATGCAAGAGTTGGTCAGCCACCGGGTGCATAATTTGCCGTGGCAAGAAGATGCCCGGAGAGGCTCTTTTGTTGCCCGTGCGGCGCGCTTTATCCTGCATGCCCAGGTGGAGGCAGGGACGTTATGCCCGATAACCATGACATTTGGCGCGATCCCGCTGCTGCAACAAACACTTCCACCACTATTCCAAAATTGGCTACCGCCACTGCTTTCAGACCGCTATGACTCTCATCAAACCGTCGGTAGCCAGAAGCGGGGTTTATTGATTGGCATGGGCATGACGGAAAAACAGGGCGGCTCTGATGTATTAAGTAACTCTACCAGAGCCGAGCCGCTGGAAGTGCGCGGCCATGGAGAAGCTTATCGACTGGTCGGGCACAAATGGTTTTTCTCGGTGCCACAAAGTGATGCGCATCTGGTGCTGGCGCAAGCTGAGGGCGGTTTATCTTGCTTCTTCCTGCCGAAAATATTGCCGGACGGCACCGATAACGCCATCCGCTTAGAGCGCTTGAAAGAGAAACTCGGCAACCGCTCGAATGCCAGCAGCGAGGTCGAATTTGATCACGCCACCGCCTGGTTATTGGGGGAGGAGGGCGACGGCATTCGCCAAATTCTAAAAATGGGCGGATATACCCGTTTTGATTGCGCGCTCGGTAGCCATGGCCTGATGAGGCGCGCTTTTTCCGTCGCGTTATATCATGCCTGGCAGCGGCAGGCTTTTGGTAAAGCACTGGTTGAGCAACCTTTGATGCGGCAAGTCTTAAGCCGCATGGCATTGCGTTTAGAGGGCCACACCGCGCTATTAATGCGCTTAGCCAGCGCATGGGAAAAAACCGGCGAAATTCATGAGCAGATATTCAGTCGATTACTGACACCGGCGGCAAAATACCGCGTCTGTGGGCTGGGCAGTGGGTTTGTTGCGGAGGCGATGGAGGTGCTCGGCGGGATTGGCTATTGCGAACAAAGTGAGTTGCCGCGGATTTATCGGGAAATGCCGGTCAATAGTATTTGGGAAGGCTCCGGCAATATTATGTGTCTTGATGTGCTGCGCACATTCCGCAAACTCCCCTCTGCGATAGACATGCTTCAGCAAGAGTTTTATCCCGTACGAGGGCAAAACCGGCTATTTGACCGCGCATGGCGGCAATTGCAGCAGCGGCTGAAAAATCCTAAGGAAGAACAAGGGCGGGCAATAACCCAGCAACTGTTTGATTTATGCTGTGCATCGCAATTACTGCGGTTTACCTCACCGCCGTTAGCCGATGCCTGGTGCCATATGACGCTCGATCATCGGGATCAATATATGTTGCCGGAAGCTGTTTGCGCGCGGTTGTTGAGCCGCGCCACCGGGATTGCGGGCTGA
- the rlmB gene encoding 23S rRNA (guanosine(2251)-2'-O)-methyltransferase RlmB translates to MSEIIYGIHSVKALLDNDPQRFLEVFILKGRDDRRLQPLIAELEAAGLVIQVASRQWLDSQVEGGVHQGIVARVREGRQYQENDLPALLESVETPFLLVLDGVTDPHNLGACLRSADAAGVHAVIVPRDRSAQLNAIAKKVASGAAENVPLIKVTNLARTLRVLQEHNVWIVGTAGEADHTLYQSKMTGPMALVMGAEGEGMRRLTREHCDELISIPMAGSVSSLNVSVATGVCLFEAVRQRTLKI, encoded by the coding sequence ATGAGCGAAATTATTTACGGCATTCATTCCGTCAAAGCCTTGTTAGACAATGATCCACAACGCTTTTTGGAAGTTTTTATTCTGAAAGGTCGTGACGATCGTCGCCTACAGCCCTTGATTGCTGAACTGGAAGCTGCCGGTTTAGTGATTCAGGTTGCCAGCCGTCAATGGCTGGATTCACAGGTTGAAGGCGGTGTCCATCAGGGGATTGTGGCGCGAGTCCGTGAAGGGCGTCAGTATCAGGAAAATGACTTGCCAGCATTACTGGAAAGTGTCGAAACGCCTTTCCTGTTGGTGCTGGATGGGGTCACTGATCCCCATAATCTGGGCGCGTGCTTGCGCAGTGCGGATGCGGCGGGTGTCCACGCGGTTATCGTGCCGCGGGATCGCTCAGCGCAGCTTAATGCTATTGCTAAGAAAGTCGCCAGTGGTGCTGCCGAAAACGTGCCATTAATTAAAGTGACAAATTTGGCGCGTACGCTGCGAGTGTTACAAGAGCACAATGTCTGGATTGTCGGGACGGCTGGCGAAGCTGACCACACGTTATATCAGAGCAAAATGACCGGCCCGATGGCGCTGGTGATGGGGGCCGAAGGTGAAGGTATGCGCCGCTTGACCCGCGAACACTGCGACGAGCTGATCAGCATCCCGATGGCGGGGAGTGTTTCCTCCCTCAATGTGTCGGTCGCTACCGGTGTGTGTTTGTTTGAAGCAGTGCGTCAGCGAACACTGAAAATCTAA
- the rpsR gene encoding 30S ribosomal protein S18 has product MARYFRRRKFCRFTAEGVVEIDYKDIATLKNYVTESGKIVPSRITGTRAKYQRQLARCIKRARYLSLLPYTDRHQ; this is encoded by the coding sequence ATGGCACGTTATTTCCGTCGTCGCAAGTTCTGCCGTTTTACCGCGGAAGGCGTTGTAGAGATTGATTATAAAGATATCGCTACGCTGAAAAATTATGTCACTGAAAGTGGCAAAATTGTCCCGAGCCGTATTACCGGTACTCGCGCAAAATACCAGCGTCAGCTCGCCCGTTGTATCAAGCGCGCACGCTACCTGTCTTTGTTGCCGTACACTGATCGTCATCAGTAA
- a CDS encoding peptidylprolyl isomerase, which yields MTIPSFDSVEAQASYGIGLQIGQQLQESGLEGLLPEALLAGLRDAMEGNTPTVPVDVIHRALQEVHEKADKVRVERQQALVEEGKTFLEENAKRDDVTTTESGLQFSVLQAGDGPIPSRQDRVRVHYTGRLVDGTVFDSSVERGQPAEFPVSGVIPGWIEALSMMPVGSKWKLYIPHNLAYGERGAGATIPPFSALMFEVELLEIL from the coding sequence ATGACAATCCCTTCTTTTGATAGCGTTGAAGCGCAAGCGAGCTACGGAATTGGTTTACAAATCGGGCAGCAATTGCAAGAGTCCGGGCTGGAAGGTTTATTGCCAGAAGCATTGTTGGCAGGTTTGCGTGACGCGATGGAAGGGAATACACCGACTGTCCCTGTTGATGTAATACATCGAGCATTGCAAGAAGTGCATGAAAAAGCTGATAAAGTTCGCGTTGAACGCCAACAGGCTTTGGTAGAAGAAGGGAAAACATTCCTGGAAGAAAATGCCAAGCGTGATGATGTCACCACCACCGAGTCCGGCTTACAATTCTCTGTATTACAGGCGGGTGATGGCCCAATTCCATCTCGCCAAGACCGTGTACGTGTGCACTATACTGGTCGCCTGGTTGATGGCACGGTATTTGATAGCTCAGTTGAGCGCGGCCAACCAGCCGAGTTCCCAGTCAGCGGCGTTATTCCCGGCTGGATTGAAGCTCTGTCCATGATGCCAGTTGGGTCTAAGTGGAAGCTGTATATCCCACATAACCTGGCCTATGGCGAGCGTGGTGCTGGTGCGACTATCCCACCATTCAGCGCATTGATGTTTGAAGTGGAACTGCTGGAAATTCTGTAA
- the bsmA gene encoding biofilm peroxide resistance protein BsmA — protein sequence MKIKRAMVFLLITLGLSACSAFHVTPAPPPVAQPYAQEITRAQSLNLQKVGTVSAQVFGSPMDIEAEIKRRANASGAPYYLIIMMSDSIYPGIWYANALLYK from the coding sequence ATGAAGATAAAACGCGCAATGGTGTTCCTACTGATCACTCTGGGACTTTCAGCTTGCAGTGCTTTTCACGTCACCCCGGCCCCGCCGCCTGTGGCTCAGCCCTATGCTCAGGAAATTACCCGCGCACAGAGCCTTAATTTACAAAAAGTGGGCACCGTCTCAGCTCAAGTATTTGGCAGCCCAATGGATATCGAAGCTGAAATTAAACGCAGGGCAAATGCCAGTGGCGCGCCCTACTATTTGATTATCATGATGTCTGACAGTATTTATCCGGGCATTTGGTATGCCAACGCACTGTTGTATAAGTAA
- the yjfP gene encoding esterase, which yields MIEMSLENINGIEVIHAAPAGKRQQPLPTIFFYHGYTSSKEVYSYFAYAFAQAGFRTIVPDADMHGARFEGNETRRLSHFWEILKSNIDELPAIKQHYQQAGLIEGERIGVAGASMGGMTTLGAFARYPWVSVAADFMGSGYFTSLAHTLFPPLEDGREVSAAEFERRLAPLTDYDLTHQLEKIADRPLLVWHGEADEVVPAAESARLVQALQISGRDKHLTYLTEAGIGHKITPTALAAGTLFFSKYL from the coding sequence ATGATTGAGATGTCGCTGGAAAACATTAATGGGATTGAGGTCATCCATGCGGCCCCTGCGGGTAAGCGCCAGCAGCCGCTACCGACCATTTTCTTTTATCACGGTTACACCTCGTCAAAAGAGGTTTATTCCTATTTTGCTTATGCTTTCGCACAAGCAGGTTTTCGCACTATCGTGCCGGATGCGGACATGCATGGCGCGCGTTTTGAGGGTAATGAAACTCGGCGACTTTCTCATTTTTGGGAGATCCTGAAATCGAATATTGATGAGTTGCCCGCGATTAAACAACATTATCAACAGGCGGGATTGATTGAGGGAGAGCGGATTGGTGTTGCGGGGGCATCAATGGGCGGGATGACGACGTTGGGCGCGTTTGCCCGCTATCCGTGGGTCAGTGTCGCCGCCGATTTTATGGGGTCGGGTTATTTTACCTCGCTGGCGCACACGCTGTTTCCTCCCTTGGAGGACGGACGCGAGGTCAGCGCGGCAGAGTTTGAGCGCCGTCTGGCACCTTTGACAGATTATGACCTTACCCATCAGTTAGAAAAAATTGCTGATCGGCCATTATTGGTTTGGCATGGTGAAGCGGATGAGGTGGTACCGGCGGCAGAGAGTGCGCGGTTGGTTCAAGCTCTGCAAATCAGTGGGCGCGATAAGCACCTAACCTATCTCACCGAAGCAGGGATTGGGCATAAAATCACCCCAACCGCCTTGGCTGCGGGGACGCTTTTCTTTAGTAAATATCTATAA
- the rpsF gene encoding 30S ribosomal protein S6, with the protein MRHYEIVFMVHPDQSEQVPGMIERYSATITNAAGTIHRLEDWGRRQLAYPINKLHKAHYVLLNVEAPQEAIDELETNFRFNDAVIRSMVMRVKHAVTEASPMVKAKDERRERHDFASEANDDSEAGDSEE; encoded by the coding sequence ATGCGTCATTACGAAATCGTTTTTATGGTCCATCCTGACCAAAGCGAACAGGTTCCGGGCATGATCGAGCGCTATAGTGCAACAATCACTAATGCTGCTGGTACGATCCACCGTCTGGAAGACTGGGGCCGCCGTCAGCTGGCTTACCCGATCAATAAACTGCACAAAGCTCACTACGTTCTGCTGAACGTTGAAGCCCCGCAGGAAGCGATCGATGAGCTGGAAACAAACTTCCGCTTCAACGACGCCGTTATCCGTAGCATGGTTATGCGCGTTAAACACGCGGTAACTGAAGCATCACCAATGGTTAAAGCGAAAGACGAACGCCGTGAGCGTCACGACTTCGCGTCAGAAGCCAATGATGATTCTGAAGCTGGGGATTCTGAAGAGTAA
- a CDS encoding DUF3757 domain-containing protein, protein MKYKLPVLWLLYAPFSAVAQHCPAINTIQQIGLFYSAEADGDEQWTGSLQGSIPQNKTAIKDFSEALLILNSENEEGNSVHQGIFQKCIYNLQAEGWQLDMYYGNKTWPVSISGKPHWQYQQTAFLEIYHCSKVAAEECQFDILPSESAS, encoded by the coding sequence ATGAAATATAAATTGCCTGTTTTATGGCTACTTTACGCCCCATTTAGCGCAGTGGCTCAGCACTGTCCGGCGATTAATACTATCCAACAAATAGGGTTATTTTATTCCGCCGAAGCCGACGGTGACGAGCAATGGACAGGCTCCTTGCAAGGGTCTATACCGCAAAACAAAACCGCGATTAAAGATTTCAGTGAGGCACTTTTAATTCTCAATAGTGAAAATGAGGAGGGAAACAGCGTCCATCAGGGGATATTTCAAAAGTGTATTTATAACTTGCAGGCCGAGGGTTGGCAGTTAGATATGTATTACGGGAATAAAACCTGGCCGGTCTCCATCAGTGGCAAGCCTCATTGGCAATATCAGCAGACGGCTTTTCTTGAAATTTACCACTGTTCAAAAGTGGCGGCTGAGGAGTGTCAGTTTGATATTTTGCCATCGGAATCAGCATCCTAA
- the rplI gene encoding 50S ribosomal protein L9, producing the protein MQVILLDKVANLGSLGDQVNVKAGYARNFLVPQGKAVPATKKNVEFFEARRAELEAKLAGVLAAAEARAAKINELVSVTIASKSGDEGKLFGSIGTRDIADAVTAAGVEVAKSEVRLPNGVLRTTGEHEVHFQVHSDVFAKLNVIVVAEA; encoded by the coding sequence ATGCAAGTTATTCTGCTTGATAAAGTAGCAAACCTGGGCAGCCTGGGTGACCAAGTGAATGTTAAAGCGGGCTACGCTCGTAACTTCCTGGTTCCACAAGGTAAAGCTGTTCCGGCAACTAAGAAAAACGTAGAGTTCTTTGAAGCACGCCGTGCAGAATTGGAAGCCAAATTGGCTGGCGTTCTGGCTGCTGCTGAAGCTCGCGCTGCTAAAATTAACGAACTGGTTAGCGTTACTATCGCTTCTAAATCTGGCGATGAAGGCAAACTGTTCGGCTCTATCGGTACTCGCGACATCGCAGACGCTGTAACTGCAGCTGGCGTTGAAGTGGCCAAGAGCGAAGTTCGTTTGCCGAATGGCGTTCTGCGTACCACTGGTGAGCATGAAGTTCACTTCCAGGTACACAGCGACGTATTCGCTAAACTGAACGTGATTGTGGTTGCAGAAGCGTAA
- a CDS encoding DUF1471 domain-containing protein — MKHTLTIATLLGLVLSTSTFAATEITAQQAMQQQRVSIGALSLGHNVVSPDDATAQISQLADERGASSYQIIAMHEPGDNSSIHVNAVLYR, encoded by the coding sequence ATGAAACATACACTCACCATCGCAACCCTACTCGGCTTGGTCTTATCGACCAGCACTTTCGCTGCCACAGAAATAACCGCCCAACAAGCTATGCAGCAACAGCGCGTCAGTATCGGCGCATTGTCACTGGGCCACAATGTGGTTTCTCCTGATGACGCCACGGCGCAAATCAGTCAATTAGCCGATGAACGCGGAGCCAGTTCTTATCAGATAATTGCTATGCATGAACCTGGCGATAACAGTTCCATACACGTTAATGCCGTTCTCTATCGCTAA
- a CDS encoding OapA family protein, giving the protein MGRIAPRRRKNTRVYQPLLHAWLSIRQKVLPETKNADDQNLMSEVSVSEHISPAEDIASTENNVSPQTAAAVAQEKGIKGLLLKIWHLPDSFEWMEPLPLFHRRWVIIATTVLLLALLWPASRDNTNTFPVSAPSTDVPLQAQLQGNLDAPPPPTVASPQIPPLQGNWQSYQIQSGKTLAQLFRDNNLPVNEVFAMAQVEGNDKPLSNLKAGQEVKIMLDAEGVVVALAIESTKAIESTKAIESTNSTEALFTRQNDGSYRRER; this is encoded by the coding sequence ATGGGCAGAATCGCGCCCAGGAGAAGGAAAAACACTCGAGTTTATCAGCCATTGCTACACGCCTGGCTGAGTATCCGGCAGAAGGTATTGCCGGAGACTAAAAATGCTGATGATCAAAATCTGATGTCAGAAGTCAGTGTGTCTGAACACATTTCTCCTGCTGAGGATATCGCCTCGACTGAAAATAATGTGTCCCCGCAAACTGCCGCAGCAGTTGCACAGGAAAAAGGGATTAAAGGGCTGTTACTGAAAATCTGGCATTTACCGGACAGTTTTGAGTGGATGGAGCCGTTGCCTCTCTTTCACCGCCGCTGGGTCATTATTGCGACCACGGTATTACTGCTGGCACTGCTGTGGCCGGCTTCCCGTGATAATACCAACACCTTCCCGGTGAGTGCGCCGTCCACTGACGTGCCACTACAGGCCCAATTACAAGGTAATCTTGATGCTCCGCCACCTCCAACGGTGGCGTCTCCACAGATACCGCCGTTACAAGGGAACTGGCAGAGTTATCAAATTCAATCAGGAAAAACACTGGCGCAGTTGTTCCGCGATAATAACTTGCCGGTGAATGAAGTTTTTGCGATGGCGCAAGTTGAAGGGAATGATAAACCGCTCAGTAATCTCAAAGCCGGACAAGAAGTTAAAATCATGCTGGATGCAGAAGGCGTGGTGGTGGCGCTGGCCATTGAATCTACCAAAGCCATTGAATCTACCAAAGCCATTGAATCTACCAATAGTACGGAAGCGCTATTTACCCGGCAAAATGATGGCAGTTATCGTCGCGAACGTTAA
- the rnr gene encoding ribonuclease R has product MSQDPFLEREAEKYESPIPSREFILAHLAKRETPASREELANELNLSGEEQLEALRRRLRAMERDGQLVFTRRQCYALPERLDLLRGTVIGHRDGFGFLRVEGSKDDLYLSAEQMKTAIHGDVVLAQPVGADRKGRREARIVRVLVPKTSQIVGRYFTDAGTGFVVPDDGRLSFDILIPPDAICGARMGYMVVVELTQRPTRRSKAVGKIVEVLGENMGTSMAVDIALRTHEIPHTWPPQVEKQVADLKEQVPEEAKKGRVDLRNLPLVTIDGEDARDFDDAVYCEKKRGGGWRLWVAIADVSYYVRPRTALDDEARSRGNSVYFPSQVVPMLPEVLSNGLCSLNPQVDRLCMVCEMTISAQGKLSSYKFYEAVMSSHARLTYTKVWRIIDGEESLREQYKPLVPHLLELHTMYKALDQARAERGGIAFETEEAKFIFNAERRIERIESTVRNDAHKLIEECMILANIAAARFVEKHNEPALFRVHDRPSDDHISALRSVLGELGLTLGGGLKPEPKDYAVLMDEVADRPDHEMLQTMLLRSMKQAIYDPENRGHFGLALASYGHFTSPIRRYPDLAMHRAIKYQLAKEHGNVKERWTPTGGWHSEYDEMLQLGEHCSMTERRADEATRNVADWLKCDFMQDQVGKVFTGIIASVTGFGFFVRLDDLFIDGLVHVSSLDNDYYRYDNIGQRLIGESSGMTYRLGDTVEIRVEAVHMDERKIDFALVSSTRKPRGEGKTARDKAKKADGQRTLRDTSTGRGGRGASSGAPRRDSAPAGSGQKRPRRAKKPANFEPDSAFRPVDAAAKLDEKALAEKKAKAKAKRASAKTKKIAAATKAKRAKKKTSSDQ; this is encoded by the coding sequence ATGTCACAAGATCCATTCTTGGAACGAGAAGCAGAGAAATATGAGTCACCGATCCCTAGCCGGGAATTCATTTTGGCTCATCTCGCCAAGCGCGAAACACCCGCCAGCCGTGAAGAGCTGGCCAATGAACTTAATTTATCTGGTGAAGAACAGCTAGAGGCGCTGCGTCGCCGCCTGCGCGCAATGGAGCGTGATGGGCAATTGGTCTTCACCCGCCGTCAGTGCTATGCCTTACCTGAGCGTCTGGACTTATTGCGCGGGACAGTTATTGGCCACCGTGATGGTTTCGGCTTTTTGCGTGTTGAAGGCAGTAAAGACGATCTGTATCTCTCCGCAGAACAGATGAAAACCGCGATTCATGGTGATGTGGTCTTGGCCCAGCCGGTTGGCGCTGACCGCAAAGGCCGCCGTGAAGCACGTATCGTGCGCGTATTAGTCCCGAAAACCAGCCAGATTGTCGGCCGTTACTTTACTGATGCCGGTACCGGTTTTGTGGTGCCGGATGATGGCCGCTTGAGTTTTGATATCCTGATTCCACCTGATGCTATCTGCGGTGCGCGGATGGGCTATATGGTCGTGGTCGAGTTAACTCAGCGCCCGACTCGCCGTTCTAAAGCGGTGGGTAAGATTGTTGAAGTGCTCGGCGAGAATATGGGTACCAGCATGGCGGTAGATATCGCGCTGCGCACCCATGAAATCCCGCATACCTGGCCGCCACAAGTTGAAAAGCAAGTTGCGGATCTGAAAGAGCAAGTGCCGGAAGAAGCGAAAAAAGGGCGGGTGGATTTACGCAACCTACCTTTGGTCACTATTGATGGTGAAGATGCCCGTGACTTCGATGATGCGGTGTATTGTGAGAAAAAACGCGGTGGTGGCTGGCGCTTGTGGGTGGCGATTGCTGATGTCAGCTATTATGTACGCCCGCGCACTGCGCTGGATGATGAAGCTCGCAGCCGTGGTAACTCGGTTTACTTCCCGTCACAAGTTGTTCCGATGCTACCGGAAGTGCTGTCCAACGGCCTTTGCTCCCTGAATCCACAGGTAGACCGCCTGTGCATGGTGTGTGAGATGACCATCTCCGCCCAGGGTAAGTTATCGTCGTATAAGTTCTACGAAGCAGTGATGAGCTCCCACGCGCGTCTGACCTACACCAAAGTGTGGCGGATTATTGATGGTGAAGAGTCGCTGCGTGAACAATATAAGCCGCTGGTGCCGCATTTGTTAGAGCTGCACACCATGTACAAAGCGCTGGATCAGGCCCGTGCTGAACGCGGCGGTATTGCCTTTGAAACCGAAGAAGCCAAGTTTATCTTCAATGCCGAACGGCGCATTGAGCGGATTGAATCGACGGTGCGTAATGACGCGCATAAGTTGATTGAAGAGTGCATGATTCTGGCGAACATTGCTGCGGCACGTTTTGTGGAAAAACACAACGAGCCGGCGCTGTTCCGGGTGCATGACCGTCCAAGTGATGACCATATCTCCGCACTGCGTAGCGTGCTGGGTGAGCTGGGCCTGACTCTTGGTGGCGGTTTAAAACCAGAGCCAAAAGATTATGCGGTGCTGATGGATGAAGTGGCGGATCGTCCGGATCATGAAATGCTGCAAACCATGTTGCTGCGCTCGATGAAACAGGCGATTTACGATCCGGAAAACCGGGGTCACTTTGGCTTGGCATTAGCGTCTTATGGGCATTTTACCTCGCCAATTCGCCGTTATCCTGATTTAGCCATGCATCGGGCTATCAAATACCAGCTCGCTAAAGAGCACGGCAATGTGAAAGAGCGCTGGACACCCACCGGTGGCTGGCACAGTGAATATGACGAGATGCTGCAATTGGGCGAACATTGCTCAATGACTGAACGCCGCGCTGATGAAGCTACCCGTAATGTGGCGGATTGGCTGAAGTGTGATTTTATGCAGGATCAGGTCGGTAAAGTCTTCACCGGGATCATTGCCAGTGTCACCGGCTTTGGTTTCTTCGTGCGCCTCGATGACTTGTTTATTGATGGTCTGGTGCATGTTTCCAGCTTGGATAATGATTACTATCGCTACGACAACATCGGCCAGCGCTTGATCGGCGAGTCTTCCGGTATGACCTATCGGCTGGGCGACACCGTAGAAATTCGCGTTGAAGCGGTACATATGGATGAGCGCAAAATTGACTTTGCACTGGTCTCCAGTACCCGTAAACCGCGCGGCGAAGGCAAAACGGCGCGTGATAAAGCCAAAAAAGCTGATGGTCAGCGCACTCTGCGCGATACCTCCACGGGGCGTGGTGGACGCGGCGCTTCATCTGGAGCACCGCGCCGTGATAGTGCACCGGCAGGAAGTGGGCAGAAACGCCCTCGTCGTGCTAAAAAACCGGCAAACTTTGAGCCGGATAGTGCTTTCCGTCCGGTAGATGCTGCCGCTAAGTTAGATGAAAAAGCATTGGCCGAGAAAAAAGCCAAAGCGAAAGCGAAAAGAGCATCAGCTAAGACTAAGAAAATTGCCGCTGCCACTAAGGCCAAGCGCGCGAAGAAAAAAACCAGCAGCGACCAATAA
- the priB gene encoding primosomal replication protein N, whose product MVTTNRLVLSGTVCKTPVRKVSPSGIPHCQFVLEHRSTQQEAGFSRQTWCRMPVIVSGQKSQALTHSITVGSQLTVEGFISCHQGRNGLNKLVLHAEQIEFIDSGD is encoded by the coding sequence GTGGTGACCACTAATCGTCTGGTACTCTCTGGCACTGTGTGCAAGACACCGGTTCGAAAAGTCAGTCCTTCTGGCATTCCGCATTGTCAATTTGTGCTTGAGCACCGATCAACACAGCAGGAAGCCGGATTCAGCCGACAAACATGGTGCAGAATGCCTGTTATTGTCAGCGGACAAAAGTCACAAGCATTAACTCACAGCATAACGGTCGGCAGTCAGTTAACCGTTGAAGGCTTCATTAGCTGCCATCAAGGTCGCAATGGGCTGAACAAATTGGTTCTGCATGCCGAGCAGATTGAATTTATAGATTCTGGAGACTAG
- the nsrR gene encoding nitric oxide-sensing transcriptional repressor NsrR has protein sequence MQLTSFTDYGLRALTYMASLPEGQMTSISQVTEVYGVSRNHMVKIINQLSRVGLVTAVRGKNGGIRLGKPADQIRIGDVVRQLEPLSLVNCSSDFCHITPACRLKQVLNQAVQSFLNELDNYTLADMVQDNAPLYKLLLVE, from the coding sequence GTGCAGTTAACAAGTTTTACCGATTATGGTTTGCGGGCGCTGACTTATATGGCCTCGCTACCTGAAGGCCAAATGACCAGCATTTCTCAGGTAACTGAGGTCTATGGCGTGTCTCGCAATCATATGGTTAAAATAATCAATCAGTTGAGCCGTGTCGGGTTGGTCACTGCCGTGCGGGGGAAAAACGGCGGCATACGGTTAGGTAAACCGGCTGACCAGATTCGAATTGGTGATGTTGTTCGCCAGTTAGAACCTCTTTCTCTGGTGAATTGCAGTAGTGATTTTTGTCATATAACCCCCGCTTGCCGCCTGAAACAAGTGCTTAATCAGGCAGTACAAAGTTTCCTTAACGAGTTGGATAACTATACTTTAGCCGATATGGTTCAAGATAATGCCCCGCTCTATAAGCTATTACTTGTTGAGTAG